DNA from Gramella sp. MAR_2010_147:
CATTACGGTCAATGCGCTACCAGTAGTTGCGGACAAGTCCGTGTGTGTTGGTTCGACTGTGGACTTTGGTCCAAGTGGCACCTATACATCTTCGGATACTTCGGTAGCGACCATCGACAATGATGGGGTAGCCACTGGAGTAAGTGGAGGTAGTGCGACCATTACGTATACTGATGGCAATGGCTGTCAGGGCACAGCGACTATTACAGTAAGTTCGAATCCAGATCTAGGTGATGCTTCCGTATGTGTTGGATCAACGGTGGATATGGGTATTGGAGCAGGTACATATAGTTCTTCCGACACTTCGGTAGCGACCGTCGATACTGATGGGGTAGTGACCGGTGTAAGTGCTGGTAGTGCGACGATTACTTATAGTGATGGTAATACTTGTTCCGACACAGCGACCATTACAGTCAATGCGAACCCAGTAGTTGCGGACAAGTCCGTGTGTGTTGGTTCGACTGTGGACTTTGGTCCAAGTGGCACCTATACATCTTCGGATACTTCGGTAGCGACCATCGACAATGATGGGGTAGCCACTGGAGTAAGTGGAGGTAGTGCGACTATTACGTATACTGATGGCAATGGCTGTCAGGGCACAGCGACCATTACGGTCAATGCACTACCAGTAGTTGCGGACAAGTCCGTGTGTGTTGGTTCGACTGTGGACTTTGGTCCAAGTGGCACCTATACATCTTCGGATACTTCGGTAGCGACCATCGACAATGATGGGGTAGCCACTGGAGTAAGTGGAGGTAGTGCGACTATTACGTATACTGATGGCAATGGCTGTCAGGGCACAGCGACCATTACGGTCAATGCACTACCAGTAGTTGCGGACAAGTCCGTGTGTGTTGGTTCGACTGTGGACTTTGGTCCAAGTGGCACCTATACATCTTCGGATACTTCGGTAGCGACCATCGACAATGATGGGGTAGCCACTGGAGTAAGTGGAGGTAGTGCGACCATTACGTATACTGATGGCAATGGCTGTCAGGGCACAGCGACTATTACAGTAAGTTCGAATCCAGATCTAGGTGATGCTTCCGTATGTGTTGGATCAACGGTGGATATGGGTATTGGAGCAGGTACATATAGTTCTTCCGACACTTCGGTAGCGACCGTCGATACTGATGGGGTAGTGACCGGTGTAAGTGCTGGTAGTGCGACGATTACTTATAGTGATGGTAATACTTGTTCCGACACAGCGACCATTACAGTCAATGCGAACCCAGTAGTTGCGGACAAGTCCGTATGTGTTGGTTCGACTGTGGACTTTGGTCCAAGTGGCACCTATACATCTTCGGATACTTCGGTAGCGACCATCGACAATGATGGGGTAGCCACTGGAGTAAGTGGAGGTAGTGCGACTATTACGTATACTGATGGCAATGGCTGTCAGGGCACAGCGACCATTACGGTCAATGCGCTACCAGTAGTTGCGGACAAGTCCGTGTGTGTTGGTTCGACTGTGGACTTTGGTCCAAGTGGCACCTATACATCTTCGGATACTTCGGTAGCGACCATCGACAATGATGGGGTAGCCACTGGAGTAAGTGGAGGTAGTGCGACCATTACGTATACTGATGGCAATGGCTGTCAGGGCACAGCGACTATTACAGTAAGTTCGAATCCAGATCTAGGTGATGCTTCCGTATGTGTTGGATCAACGGTGGATATGGGTATTGGAGCAGGTACATATAGTTCTTCCGACACTTCGGTAGCGACCGTCGATACTGATGGGGTAGTGACCGGTGTAAGTGCTGGTAGTGCGACGATTACTTATAGTGATGGTAATACTTGTTCCGACACAGCGACCATTACAGTCAATGCGAACCCAGTAGTTGCGGACAAGTCCGTATGTGTTGGTTCGACTGTGGACTTTGGTCCAAGTGGCACCTATACATCTTCGGATACTTCGGTAGCGACCATCGACAATGATGGGGTAGCCACTGGAGTAAGTGGAGGTAGTGCGACTATTACGTATACTGATGGCAATGGCTGTCAGGGCACAGCGACCATTACGGTCAATGCGCTACCAGTAGTTGCGGACAAGTCCGTGTGTGTTGGTTCGACTGTGGACTTTGGTCCAAGTGGCACCTATACATCTTCGGATACTTCGGTAGCGACCATCGACAATGATGGGGTAGCCACTGGAGTAAGTGGAGGTAGTGCGACCATTACGTATACTGATGGCAATGGCTGTCAGGGCACAGCGACTATTACAGTAAGTTCGAATCCAGATCTAGGTGATGCTTCCGTATGTGTTGGATCAACGGTGGATATGGGTATTGGAGCAGGTACATATAGTTCTTCCGACACTTCGGTAGCGACCGTCGATACTGATGGGGTAGTGACCGGTGTAAGTGCTGGTAGTGCGACGATTACTTATAGTGATGGTAATACTTGTTCCGACACAGCGACCATTACAGTCAATGCGAACCCAGTAGTTGCGGACAAGTCCGTATGTGTTGGTTCGACTGTGGACTTTGGTCCAAGTGGCACCTATACATCTTCGGATACTTCGGTAGCGACCATCGACAATGATGGGGTAGCCACTGGAGTAAGTGGAGGTAGTGCGACTATTACGTATACTGATGGCAATGGCTGTCAGGGCACAGCGACCATTACGGTCAATGCGCTACCAGTAGTTGCGGACAAGTCCGTGTGTGTTGGTTCGACTGTGGACTTTGGTCCAAGTGGCACCTATACATCTTCGGATACTTCGGTAGCGACCATCGACAATGATGGGGTAGCCACTGGAGTAAGTGGAGGTAGTGCGACCATTACGTATACTGATGGCAATGGCTGTCAGGGCACAGCGACTATTACAGTAAGTTCGAATCCAGATCTAGGTGATGCTTCCGTATGTGTTGGATCAACGGTGGATATGGGTATTGGAGCAGGTACATATAGTTCTTCCGACACTTCGGTAGCGACCGTCGATACTGATGGGGTAGTGACCGGTGTAAGTGCTGGTAGTGCGACGATTACTTATAGTGATGGTAATACTTGTTCCGACACAGCGACCATTACAGTTCTTCCTCTTCCTGAAATCCCAGAAATTGAAACCCAGCTAGCTGATTGTATTGGTGGAGATGGAAGTTTTATATTCCTTGGAAATCCGCAGAACTTATATATTAGTTTTGATGATGGAGAAACCTTTGATCTATATGTGGGAGCAATTTCACTTTCAGTAGGGCCTCACGATTTTGTAATCAAATATGGAGAAGATGGATGTGTGAGTGATTCTGGACAAGTAGAAATTCAGCAACTTCCGGCAACTAACTTCCCTCTTAACCCAACAATTACTCAGCCAGATTGTGAAACTGGTTTAGGAAATGTAGTGATAAGAGTTGGCATAAACACTGATATTGATACAGGATTCTTTACATACAGAATTACTAGTGGAGAAACTGTTTATTATGATCAAAAGCAAACACTAGCCGGATTTGATCTTCCTCCAGGTAACTATGTTATCTTTGGTATCAGTGATAATGGTTGTGATTCCGGAAGAATTGAGATAGTTCTAGAAGAACCTATCTGTGAAGAATTCGAAGGTTGTACCTTAGGTTATTGGAAAAATCATACAGATAGATGGCCTGCTGCTCAACCAGAAGATCCAAGCGACAATATTTGTAATACGTTTGAAACTTGTACTGAGTATGGAAAAGTGTTTACCAATGCTCCTTCATCGATTAGTGGAATGAGCTTGCTAGAAGCTTTAAATGCAAAAGGTGGCGGAATATATAACTTAGCTCGTCAATCAGTAGCGGCGTTATTAAATTCCTGTAAAGGCGAAGTGAATTATGAAATAGCTTCACCTGAGGAGGTTATTGCTTATGTAAATGCTAATTTTAACAATGCTGGTGCTGCCGGTAGTTATTTAGATGAATTGAACAACGCCGGTTGTACGCTTGGAGGATCAAGAGCTACTTCAGCACCAAATGGTGATTGTCCTAATACAGATGATACCAAACCAGGTAAAGGTAAGCCTCGCAATAATAGTAGAATTGCGGAAAATAGTTTTAGTGCTTCTCCAGTGCCATTCAATGACAGGTTAACAATTCAGTATGACTTTGAATATACTTCCAAAAAAGTAGAAATTCAGGTTTATGACCTAAGTGGTAGACTTCTTAGAACTTATCATGACAAGAAAGTGACTAAAGGAGACACGAAAGAGCTGAATATTGATTTTGCAATGAAATCGAATCAGGTATATATCCTGAGGATGGTGACAGATCGTGAAGTATTAACTAAAAACGTGATCTCATCTTCGAGAAAGTAAATAGATTTTAACCTTAAAAAAAAGAGCAGCCATTGGCTGCTCTTTTGCTTTATAATATTTTACAAAAATTAGTCTTTAAGAATGCTTCTTGAGATCACAATTTTCTGAATCTCAGAAGTACCTTCATAGATCTGAGTGATCTTAGCATCTCTCATTAACCGTTCTACATGATATTCTTTTACATAACCATTTCCCCCATGAACCTGAACTGCTTCTACACTAACATCCATGGCTGTTTTCGAAGCATATAATTTTGCCATGGCACCAGAAAGATCATAATTTTGTCCCTGGTCTTTATCCCATGCCGCTTTCATTACAAGATGCCTCGAAGCCTCAATGGAGGTATACATATCGGCTAACTTAAATGCGATAGCCTGATGGTTGCAAATTTCGGTTCCAAAAGCTTTTCGTTGCTTGGAGTAATCTTTGGCTAGTTCATAAGCTCCAGAAGCGATACCCAAAGCCTGAGCAGCAATTCCAATTCTTCCACCAGAAAGCGTTTTCATTGCAAATTTAAATCCGAAACCATCTTCGCCAATTCTGTTCTCTTTTGGAACCTTTACATCATTAAAATTCAATGAATGTGTATCGCTACCTCTAATTCCTAGTTTTTGTTCTTTAGGGCCTATCTCAAAACCTTCAGAATCTTTTTCAACGATAAAGGCATTAATTCCCTTATGTTTTTTCTCTTTATCTGTTTGAGCGATCACTAAATAATAATCGGCTGAATTACCGTTGGTAATCCAGTTCTTTGTTCCATTAAGAATATAATGATCTCCCTTATCTATTGCAGTTGTTCGTTGTGAAGTTGCATCACTTCCTGCTTCTGGTTCTGAAAGACAAAAAGCTCCCAGTTTTTCACCAGTGGTTAATTTAGATAGATATTTTTTCTTCTGGTCTTCGTTCCCAAAGGTATCCAGCCCCCAGCATACTAATGAATTATTCACAGATATCATCACTGAGGCCGAAGCATCGATTTTCGAGATTTCTTCCATAGCCAGTACATAAGAGATCGTGTCCATTCCCCCACCACCGTATTCCGGAGAAGCCATCATTCCAAGAAATCCAAGATCTCCCATTTTTTTGACAAGCTCTTTTGGAAATTCCTGTTTTTCATCTCTCTCGATCACACCCGGCAATAATTCTGTTTTTGCAAAATCACGAGCGGCATCGCGTATCATTATATGTTCTTCGGTAAGTTTAAAATCCATATGAAAAAAAATTTGTAAAAAATTGATTTTTGGAGGCCAAAGATAGCTTTTTGATGGCTATTTTTCAATTGATATTGAGTATTTTTACGAATATGGAAAAAACAAATTATAGAGCGGTAGGAGTAATGTCTGGAACCTCGCTTGATGGAATTGATCTGGTTTTTACCGAGATCAGTTTTAAAGACGAAGTTGGTTTTTCTATAATAAACTCTCAAACTATTCCATATTCAGCAGAATGGCGCCAAAAATTATCTTCCGCAATTAATTTGGAGCCTGCTGAATTGCATCAACTGGATATAGATTATACTTTTTATCTATCTGAAATTATTGTTCAATTTATTCAGAAATATGATATAGATCTTCTGGACGCAGTTTGTAGTCACGGTCATACAGTTAAACATCGCCCAAAACATGGTATTACCTTGCAGATAGGGAATCTTCCAAAACTTTCTGAAGCATTGGGAATTCCAGTGGTGTGTGACTTTAGGGTACAGGATGTTGAGCTGGGAGGTCAGGGAGCACCATTAGTTCCCATTGGGGATAGATTGCTATTTGATCAATATAAATATTGTATAAACCTGGGGGGGTTTGCCAATATTTCATTGGAAGAGCACTCCCAAAGGATAGCCTATGATATATGTCCGGTTAATACGGTCTTTAATTATTTCATGCAGAAAATTGGTGAGGAGTATGATGAAAATGGAAAGTTAGCCAGGTCTGGAGAACTAAATGAAGAATTATTGCAGGAGCTTAATTCTCTTAAATTCTACGCTAAAAAACCACCAAAGTCTTTAGGTATAGAATGGGTAAATTCTGATGTACTTCCAATAATTGAAAAATACAGGATCGAGATTCCTGAAATTCTTAAAACCTATGCCGTTCATGTTGCGATGCAAATTGCAAATAGCCTGGATGGTGATTCAAATTCTAATGTGCTTTTAACCGGTGGGGGTGTATTCAATACCTACCTTATAGAAGAACTAAAATCGAGATCTTCCTGTAATTTTATAATTCCAGATAAAGAGGTAATAGACTTCAAAGAAGCCCTTATTTTCGCATTGCTCGGAATTCTAAAATTAAGAGGCGAGATAAATGTCTTAAGTTCGGTAACCGGGGCTAAAATTGATCATTCTTCAGGTAGGATTTTTGAACCCTGAAAATTTTGCCAAATTCGGAAAGGAGCCTGCTTAGTTTTTTATATTTGCTTCAAAATATTTCAAAAATGAAAGAATTACTCAAAGTATACGAAAATAAAGAACCTGAAATTGTTTTTAACTGGAAAGATTCTGAAACTGAAGCCGAAGGCTGGACAGTGATCAATTCACTTCGTGGCGGAGCTGCTGGTGGTGGAACCAGAATGAGAAAAGGCCTGGATCAAAACGAAGTGCTTTCCCTGGCAAAAACCATGGAGGTGAAATTTACAGTTTCAGGACCATCTATTGGTGGTGCAAAATCAGGAATTAACTTTGATCCAGCAGATCCCCGTAAAAAAGGAGTTCTGGAGCGTTGGTATAAAGCAGTGTCGCCTTTGCTGAAGAGCTATTATGGCACCGGGGGTGACTTAAATGTAGATGAGATTCATGAAGTAATTCCAATCACTGAAAATTGTGGTGTCTGGCATCCACAGGAGGGGGTTTTTAATGGCCATTTTCATCCTACAGAAGCAGATAAGATTAATAGAATAGGTCAGCTAAGGCAGGGCGTGATCAAAGTTCTGGAGAATACTAAATTTTCACCAGATGTGAGTAGAAAATATACGGTAGCAGATATGATCACCGGTTATGGGGTTGCTGAAGCTGTTCATCATTACTACACTATTTACGGTGGGGATATTAATGGTAAAAGAGCCATTGTTCAGGGATTTGGAAATGTTGGATCTGCAGCCGCTTATTATCTTTCCCAGATGGGCGCTAAAATTGTTGGTATTATAGATCGTGCTGGTGGATTAATTAACGAAGATGGTTTCAGTTTTGAAGAGATCAAGAAAATGTTCCTGGATAAAGACGGGAATGCATTGAGGCATAAGGATGCAATGTCATTTGAAGAGATCAATGAAAAGGTATGGAAGCTTGATGCCGAAATATTTGCTCCATGTGCTGCCTCTCGTTTAATTTCAAAAGATCAGATTACTAATCTTATAGATCGTAAACTGGAAGTCATTTCCTGTGGAGCCAATGTTCCTTTTGCCGATAAAGAAATTTTCTTTGGTCCTATTATGGAATATACCGACGAAAGAGTAAGTCTTATTCCAGACTTTATCTCTAACTGCGGTATGGCGCGTGTATTTGCATATTTTATGGAAAGAAGGGTGCAAATGACCGACGAGGCGATTTTTAATGATACTTCCATGACTATTAAAAATGCAATTCAGAATACTTTTGATAATAACAGAAGCAAAACCAATATTAGCAAAACAGCTTTTGAAGTAGCTCTTAAACAGCTTGTTTAAAAGTTTGTGCATATAATTTAAAAGTTCTGGTAAAAGCAGACCACTGATTATTTAAATTTGATTTACAATTAAATTTAGAATAACACGTTACATTAAAAAACCCATTTATACATATGCTTAATTTTATTCAGCAGGACGAGGTTACTGAAGCTGCACAAACAGCAGAACCCATCGTAGAAGAAAAGACCTTATCCTTATTTGATCTTATGTTTAGCGGAGGTCTTGGTGGCCAGATCATCATTATCATTTTATTCGTTCTGTTATTCGCAGCTGTTTATATTTATTTTGAGAGGCTCTTTGCCGTTAAAGCAGCCAGTAGGGTAGATAAGAACTTTATGCTTCAAATTAAAGACAGTGTTCAAAGTGGAAATATTGAATCTGCAAAGATCAGATGTGCACAAAGTGATTCTCCGGTTGCCAGGCTTACTGAAAAGGGAATTTCCAGAATTGGAAGTCCTTTAGAGGACATTAATACAGCTATAGAAAATGCTGGTAGATTGGAAGTGTATAAGCTGGAAAAAAATGTAAGTATTTTGGCGACTATCGCTGGTGCAGCACCAATGATTGGGTTCCTTGGGACGGTAATTGGTATGGTGCTTGCTTTTCATGAACTGGCCACAAGTAGCGGACAGGCGCAAATGGGAGCATTGGCTGAAGGTATTTATACCGCCATGACTACTACCGTTGCTGGTTTGATCGTTGGGATTATCGCTTATATAGGTTATAACCACCTTGTAGTAAAGACAGATAAAGTGGTGCATCAAATGGAAGCTACCGCGGTAGATTTCCTTGACCTTTTAAACGAACCTGCTTAATATGAATTTAAGAGGAAGAAATAAGATAAGTCCGGAGTTTAGCATGAGTTCAATGACAGATGTAGTTTTTCTACTTCTCATTTTCTTCATGTTAACCTCACCGGTAATTACTCCTGAAGCTCTGGATCTAATTCTGCCAAAAGCCAAAGGAAAAACTACCAGCAAGCAAACACTATCTGTTAGTATTACAAAAGATCTTCAGGTCTATATTAATAGTGAGAGAATAAGCAATAGTTCACTGGAGTCTACACTAAAAAGCCGGTTGGCTGGAGAAGAAAATCCAACGATTATCCTTCGAGCAGAAGAAGGAGTGCCTATAGAAAAAGCGGTAAACGTAATGGATATTGCAAATAGGAATAGTTACAAGATAGTTTTAGCGGTAAAACCTGAATAGAATGTCGATGCTGGAAACAAAACATGAGAAGAAATCTTTTACGATTACGGTAGTACTACACGTACTACTGATTCTTCTTTTGATTTTTTTCGGTTTAACCTATTTAGATCCGCCACCTGAAAATGGGATAGCGATTAATTTTGGAACCTCTGAAGTAGGTTCTGGAAATGAACAGCCAAAGGAGCCTGTGAAATCTGCTCCAAAACAATCTGCAACTCAACCTGTAAAGTCTGAACCGGTGATTGAAAAAGAGGTGGTTACCCAGGATATTGAGGAAGCGCCGGTAATTGAAAAGAAAAAAAAGAAACCTACTCCAGTAGAAACCAAACAGCCTGAACCACCAAAAGAAGACCCCAAGCCGGTTAAAAAACCAGAGCCAAAACCAGATAAGTCTACCAATGATGCTCTAAGCAGTATATTAAATGGGCCAGAGAGATCTGGGACCGCTACCGGTGGAGAGGGAAATGAAAATGTTGCCGGAGATAAAGGAAGTCCAGATGGGGATCCAAATGCCAGTTCTTACTATGGCCAGGGATCAGGTCTTGATGGTGATGGGAATTACAGATTGGGTGGTAGAAAGGCATTAAACAAAGAAAAATTTGTCCAGGATTGCAATGAATCTGGAATTGTGGTGGTTAAGATCGTAGTAGATCAATCTGGACGTGTGGTAAGTGCCCAACCGGGAATGAAAGGAACTACCAATAGTGCCTCCTGTTTAACCGCACCGGCAAAAAGAGCAGCGCTGGCTACAAGATTTAACAGCGATTCCAATGCGCCTTCTCAACAGGTTGGAACCATTATCTACAATTTTAAACTTACTGAATAGGTGAAGATTTATCAAGAAACTGTTGATTGGATGTTTCAACAGTTACCTATGTTTCAAAGAATAGGGAAACAGGCTTTTAAAAAGGATCTTTCCAACACCCTTAAACTGGCTGAACATCTTGATCATCCAGAAAACAAATTCAAGAGTATCCATGTAGCCGGTACTAACGGTAAAGGTTCTGTAAGCCACATGCTTGCCTCGGTATTTCAGTCTGCTGGTTATAAAACCGGTTTGTATACTTCCCCGCATCTTAAAGATTTTAGAGAAAGAATTAGAATTAACGGTAAGATGATTCCGGAGAGAAATGTAGTTGATTTTATTGGGAAAAATCAAAGCTTTCTGGAGGATAATAAGCTGAGTTTTTTTGAAATGAGCGTGGGAATGGCTTTCCATCATTTCGCAGAAGAAGGAGTTGATATTGCTATTATTGAGACCGGAATGGGGGGCAGGCTGGATTCGACTAATATCATTTCCCCGCAACTATCGGTCATTACCAATATTGGCCTGGATCATACTGCATTTCTTGGAGAAAACCTTTCAGAGATCGCTCAAGAGAAAGCAGGTATCATTAAGACGAATGTTCCAGTAGTCATAGGTGAAAAACAAAAGGAAACAGAAACTGTTTTTAGAAAAGTTTCAAAAAACTTAAACTCGAATATTTTTTTTGCGGAAGACTTTAAATTTCAAGAGTATTCTACCGATTTAAAAGGGGATTATCAGAAAAAGAATTTGAGGACAGTGCTTACATGTATTAAGGTGCTAAGAAAGAATTCCTGGGATATACCGGAAGAAGCTCTTAAAAATGCTCTTAATAATGTAAAACTCCATACTGGGCTTCAGGGCCGGTGGGATATAATTCGCGAAAGACCGAAAATAATTTGTGATACGGCACACAATGCTGAGGGACTCAATCTCGTAATGAAACAGCTCAAAAAAGAAAGCTTTCTTCATCTGCATATAGTTTTGGGGGTAGTTAATGATAAAGATCTTTCTAAAATATTGCCTTTATTTCCTAAGAGCGCATATTTCTATTTCTCAAAACCAAATGTACCTCGAGGGCTTGATGCTGAGCAGCTTCAAGCTGAGGCATCAAAATACAATTTAGAGGGACTGGTTTATAATTCCATCAAGGATGCTTTCCTGGCTGCGGAACAGGAAGCGCTGGATGAAGACCTAATCTACGTTGGAGGAAGTAATTTTACGGTTGCAGAAGTATTATAAATCAAAACTAAATTTTCAGGATAATTTACCTTATCTTTATTAGGCTCTGTAAATAATATGTTGTTTAGTAACTCCCTTCTACACTTACTTTCTTTGGTTTAACCCATTTTCTATATCATGAGTTGACTTTTTAGCTATGAATATTTATTCACTAAAAAAATCAACTAAAAATGAAAACAATCACCAAACAATTGGTTCTTGTACTTATGCTCTCCATTATTGGAGCTGCCACGGGTCAGGAAGAGACCAATCAATCAGAAGAGCAGGAGTACCAGCCTGTTTACATTACAATGACTACCACACACTGGAGTGATGATCCAGAAACAGATTTTTCAGATTGGCTTGACACTGAAAAACAGTATTTCGAGAACGTTACTAAAAAGAACGATCTAATTCTTAGTTCGGGCGTTTATACCCATTATTTTACCGCAGACAATTCTGAAGTGATGCTGGTGAATGTATACAGGACCTGGGAAGATATTGAAAAAGCGAATGAAATTAATCAAAAACTCGTGGAAGAAGCCTGGCCAGATGAGGATGAAAGACAGAAATTTTTTGAGAAACAGGCTGGCTATTATGAACCAGATCACAATGATGAGATCTATCAATCCATGGAATACATGATCCCTGAAACTGAAGGAGGGGAGGAGCCTCGTATTTATTATGTTAGAACTAGCGAGCTTTCTATGAATGGAGAGGGCTCTCCGGAAAAATTCAAAGAATATTTTGAGAAAGTCACTAAAAAGAGCAAAAAACTAAAGGGATACTATACCCATAGACATTTATGGGGGTCCAATAGCAGGGAATTTAGTGAAGTTTTTGTGTTTGATAGTCTGGGTGAGATAGAAGATTTCTTTGATGAAGAACAGGAGTTAACATCTGCCTCCTGGCTAGATGAAAATGAAAGAAATGCTTTTATTGATGATATGGGCAAATTATTTACCGGAAGACACGGAGATTATGTTTACCGGAGTGTTCCCGAACTAATGAAATAGAATGCTCACCCTGAGGTTTTTACCTCAGGGTGTTTTTAAATGTTTAGAGGGATAAATTAAATTGACAAAATTAAATTCATTTTTCAATGAAATTGTTTTGTGTAAATGAAAATCTAGTCTATATTTGCATCCGCAATCACGCAAGGGCGCGTAGCTCAGTTGGTTCAGAGCACTTGGTTTACACCCAAGGGGTCAGGGGTTCGAATCCCTTCGCGCCCACAGAATCGAAAAGGCTTCCAGAATTGGAAGCCTTTTTTTATGCATAAAAATTAAATTGAAAATCCTTTAAAAAATATATATCAGATTACTCATTTTTGATATATTTGCATCCGCAATCACGCAAGGGCGCGTAGCTCAGTTGGTTCAGAGCACTTGGTTTACACCCAAGGGGTCAGGGGTTCGAATCCCTTCGCGCCCACATAATCAAAAAGGCTTCCAGAATTGGAAGCCTTTTTATTTTTCTATAATTCAGATTGTCCAATTTCATTTCGCCATTAAATTTACTTAAATTCAGGAGGTACTTTTTGATCTTAGAATGAGAGTGTATTTTGAAGTAAAAAAATCTGAGGAAAATTGATAAATTCTTAATTGCAGGCACAGGCATTGTTGAAGCAAGAAAAAGCTATTCAGAAGGGTTATATCTATTGGTTCTGTACGGATACATAATAGTGAAATTATAGTTAGAGGTTATAATAGAAGGGTGTGGTATTTTGCATGGGAGAATGAATGAAACTTTCAAAGGAGTCGTCAGCTTTGAAAAGAAGATATTGATAAATAATAGTTTATGGCGGCAATTCTCTTTTTGATATATTTGTTACAAACGGGTGATTAGCTCAGTTGGTTCAGAGCATTACCTTGACAGGGTAGGGGTCACTGGTTCGAATCCAGTATCACTCACAAAAAAAGCCTCACTAGAGAAGTGAGGCTTTTTTGTTTCAGGTTTACAAGAATTAGTTTACCGTACCAATTTCCAATCTGGATATTATTTCTTTATAGAGTCTAAAACCCTTTCCAGGGCCATTCCTCTGGATCCTTTGATCATAAAATAACAATTCTGAAAATCTGAATCTGCTAAATGTTCTTTTAAACTTTCTATAGATTTGAATTTAAAGATGAAATTGCTACTGGTATCAGTGTTTTTAAAATGATCTCCTAGTAAATAAATTTCTGCAAAATCACTGTTCTGAACATAATTTGCAATGACCTGATGTTCGGTAGTTGCAGAGCTTCCTAGTTCAAACATATCTCCCAGAATGGCAATTTTCTGCTTGTTTGTGCGTAGCTGACTAAAATTTTCCAGCGCTGCGTGCATACTGGTTGGATTGGCATTATAGGCATCCATGATAATGGTGTTGGTGCCTGTTTCTAAAACCTGAGAACGATTATTGTTAGGACTATAATGTTCTATAGCTTCTCTTATTTCTTCAAACTTAACTTTAAAGTATAAGCCTATACATAAAGCTGCAGCCATGTTCGTGGTATTATACGAACCTGTTAATTTACTTTTGAAATCAGTCTGATTATAATTTAGTTGTGCATGGGGTAGACCGGTATGGTATTGAACTTTTACATTAGCATCTTTACTTTCTCCAAAGCTAAATACATGACTGTATTTTTCATGTTTTCTCTGGATCTCGTCATCGATATTTAAAAAAATCAATTTATGTCTTTCCTGTAAATCCTTATAAAGTTCAGTTTTAGCTTTAACAACTCCATCCAGGCTTC
Protein-coding regions in this window:
- a CDS encoding folylpolyglutamate synthase/dihydrofolate synthase family protein, whose translation is MFQRIGKQAFKKDLSNTLKLAEHLDHPENKFKSIHVAGTNGKGSVSHMLASVFQSAGYKTGLYTSPHLKDFRERIRINGKMIPERNVVDFIGKNQSFLEDNKLSFFEMSVGMAFHHFAEEGVDIAIIETGMGGRLDSTNIISPQLSVITNIGLDHTAFLGENLSEIAQEKAGIIKTNVPVVIGEKQKETETVFRKVSKNLNSNIFFAEDFKFQEYSTDLKGDYQKKNLRTVLTCIKVLRKNSWDIPEEALKNALNNVKLHTGLQGRWDIIRERPKIICDTAHNAEGLNLVMKQLKKESFLHLHIVLGVVNDKDLSKILPLFPKSAYFYFSKPNVPRGLDAEQLQAEASKYNLEGLVYNSIKDAFLAAEQEALDEDLIYVGGSNFTVAEVL
- the murF gene encoding UDP-N-acetylmuramoyl-tripeptide--D-alanyl-D-alanine ligase, which encodes MNTARLHQRFLLCSGADTDTRNIRKDSMFFALKGENFNGNEFAQAALQNGARYVVVDDKKLAKDKEDYILVKNVLETLQNLAKFHRNYLQIPILAITGSNGKTTTKELVHSVLSRKFKTIATKGNLNNHIGVPLTLLSMDAQTEFGIIEMGANHPLEIEFLCSIANPDYGYITNFGKAHLEGFGSLDGVVKAKTELYKDLQERHKLIFLNIDDEIQRKHEKYSHVFSFGESKDANVKVQYHTGLPHAQLNYNQTDFKSKLTGSYNTTNMAAALCIGLYFKVKFEEIREAIEHYSPNNNRSQVLETGTNTIIMDAYNANPTSMHAALENFSQLRTNKQKIAILGDMFELGSSATTEHQVIANYVQNSDFAEIYLLGDHFKNTDTSSNFIFKFKSIESLKEHLADSDFQNCYFMIKGSRGMALERVLDSIKK